GCCTCCATCGCGTCCTGAAGGGCCATCGCGTTCATCACCGTGCCCAGCATCCCGATGTAGTCGGCGGTCGCGGCGTCCATGCCCTTCCCGTTGCGCGCCCCGCGCCACAGGTTCCCCCCGCCGATCACGATGGCGAGTTCCACGCCCGTGCCCTCCAGCGCGCCCGTGATCAGGTGCGCGAGCTGCGCGGTGGTGTCGGGGCTGATGCCAAAGCCGGATTCTCCTGCGAGGAACTCACCGGAAAGTTTGAGCAGAACGCGTTTGAACATGAATCACCTCGGGGGAGAGAGCGGCAACAAAAGGCCCGGCGGGAAGGGGCCGCCGGGCGCGGGGGAGGGGAAGCGGCCCAGGAAAAGGGCGGCCCACTTGAGCCGCCCCGGTGGTGATGATTAAGCGCCGACCTCGAAGCGCACGAAGCGCCGGATGACCGCGTCGCCCAGGTATTGCCCCACCGTCACGCTGTTGTCCTTCACGAACTTCTGCTCGGGCAGAACCTTTTCCTCGTAGAACTTGCCGATCTGGCCGCCCACGATCTTCTCGACGATCTGCTGGGGCTTGCCCTCGTTCAGCGCCTTGTTGGTGAGGATCTCGCGCTCCTTCTCGATGTCCTCCTGGTTCACCTCGTCCCGGCTGAGGTACTGGGGGCGCTCGGCGGCCACGTGCAGGGCCACGTCCTTCGCCTGCGCGTCGGTGCCGCCCAGGAGGTCCACCAGCACGCCGATCTTGCCGTTGCTGTGGACGTACCCGGCCACGTGCTCGCCCTGGCCCGCCTCGATGTAGGCGACGCGGTTCAGCACCAGGTTCTCCCCGATCTTGCCCGCCGCCGCCGCGACGGTGTTGGCGACGGTGTCCCCGCCCTCCAGCGTGAAGTTCCTGAAGTCCTCCACGTCGTTCGTCCCGGCCTTCAGCGCGGCCTGGGCGAGCTGCTCGACCAGCGCCTGGAAGTCAGAGTTGCGCGCCACGAAGTCGGTTTCGCTGTTCACCTCGACCATCGCGGCCTTGTTGCCGTCCACCACGTAGCGGACCAGGCCTTCTTTCGCCTCGCGGTCCGCCTTCTTGGCGGCCTTCACGATGCCGCGCTCGCGCAGCAGGGCAATCGCCTTCTCCTCGTCGTTCCCGGCGTCGGAGAGGGCCTTTTTCACGTCCATCATGCCCGCGCCGGTCAGTTCGCGCAGCTTCTTGATCGATTCCATCATGTTGCGTACCTCCAGAAATGGATGTTGCCTGCTTGGCTGTGTTTGCCCTGGAAAGGGGGGCGGACCGAACCTCGCCGGACGCCCCCGAAAGGTGTGAGCGGGGAGCTTAGCTGCGGCCCTGCGTGCTGGTGACCTGGACCTCGACGCCCTCTTCGCCGTGTTCCGCCGCCTCGATCTCCTGATTGTCCGGCGACACGCGCTGCCCGCTCACGTCCTCGCCGCCGCCGCGCGCTTCCACGATCAGGTCACCGATGCGGTGCGTGATGAGCTGGATCGAGCGGATCGCGTCGTCGTTGCCGGGCACGATGTAGTCGATCACGTCCGGGTCGGAGTCGGTGTCGGCCAGGGCGATCACGGGAATGCCCAGCTTGTTCGCTTCCTGCACGGCGATGACTTCCTTGGTGGGGTCCACCACGAAGATCGCGTCGGGGAGGCGGGTCATCTTGCGGATGCCGCCCACGAAGCGCAGCAGCCGCTCGCGCTCGGCGGCCAGCTCGATGCGCTCGGCCTTGGGGCGGTCGTTGATGCGGCCCGACTCGAACATGTCGTCGAGTTCGTTCAGGCGGTCGATGCGGGTGCGAATCGTGCGGAAGTTGGTCAGCATCCCGCCCAGCCAGCGGCTGGTCACAAAGGGCATCCCGGTGCGGCGGGCTTCCAGCTCCACGATTTCCTGCGCCTGCTTCTTGGTGCCGACGAACAGGATCACGCCGCCGCGCTCGGACAGGTCCTTGATGTAATCGAAGGAGCGGTCGATCTGCTTGAGGGTCTTTTGCAGGTCGATGATGAAGATGCCGTTGCGCTCGGCGAAGATGAACCGCTTGAACTTGGGGTTCCAGCGCTTGGTTTCGTGCCCGAAGTGGACGCCCGCTTCGAGCAGTTGCTTCATGCTGATGTACGACATGGAGACTCCTGAGCGTTGTTCGGGAAAAGTTTGCCGTCCACGTGCCAGCCTCTCGTCAGGTGACGTTTCTGGGCCAGGCCCACGCGCGACGCTCGAGCGCGCGCAGGCAGGGATCACGGGGGCACCCAAACAAGAAATATAGCAGAAGCTCAGCGGGCGAGTTCGGCGGCAGCGATTCGGGCCACCTCCAGCACCGGTTCCGCCTCATCGTGCCTGCCGTCCTCCAGCCACCACGCCGCCGAGAGGCCCGCGTAGGCCAGAATCCAGCGCAGCAGGCGTTCGCGCTCCAGCCCCGCCGCCTCCGCTACGACGTGCGATTGCCGGGCGAGTCGTCCGGGCTGCGTGGCTGTCTTCAGGTCCGGGTTGCAGAAGATGTTGGCGTAGTCGAAGCCGCGCTCCCCCAGCAGGCTATGGGGATCAATCGCCAGCCAGCCGCGCTCCCCGCCGTCCAGCACGTTCTCGTGGTGCAGGTCGCCGTGCAGCACGCCCACGTCTCGCGGCGTGTCCAGCAGGTGCCGGGCCGTGTCCGCCGCTTCCACAAAAAGCCCCCCGTGCTGCCTGGAAGCAGCCTCCAGCGAGCGAAACCACCGCTCCAGCGGTGCCAGCTCGGGCAGCGGCCGGGCGCGCGGAAGATGCAGCCGGGCCGCCACTCCGCAGAGGACACGGGAAGCCTCATCATCCTGTCCTTCGCGGACCATCCGCACCAGGGAGCGCGGCCCCGTCACCCGTTCCAGCAGCAGCGCCCCGGTCTGCTCTTCGTGTGCTAGCACCCGCGCGGCGCCCTCGCCGTCCCACCACCGCATCAGCAGGCCGCCGCGCCGCTCCTCGGCCTCACGCGGCAGCTTCAGCATGGCGGCCTCGCCCCGCCAGCGCACCGGCAACAGGTCACTGCTATGCGTGTGAATCGGCTCGCCGTCCGGCACGAGTTGCCAGCGTTCCAGAAACGGGGCAAACGGCACAGGTCCGGCTACAGGCCTCCCCATCTCAGTGCGTCTTGATCCAGTTCGCCGCGTCTCGCATCGGCCCCGCCGCGATGGGCCGGAAGTCGTCGTCGATGGGGCTGGCGGCAGGTCCCAGCGAGTGCCCCAGACCGGGGTAGACCTTGATCGTCGCGTCTCTTCCCGCCGCCTTGAACGCCTGCTCCAGCGTGCCCAGATACTTCGCGGGCGTGTTGGCATCGTTCGCGCCTTGCAGCACCAGCACCGGAACCTTGAGGTTGGGCACCTGCTCGGTCACGGTGGGCAGGGCGCGGCCCGGCGCGTAGATGCTGAAAAAGCCCTGCGGGGTAAAGGCGTAATCCAGCACAGCCTGAAACCCCGGCACGACCTCGCTATCCACCTCCAGCTTGCCGTCCTTGTTGGTGTCGAGCAGCGGGTTGATGACGAACTTGCCCTGCTGCGCCTGCACCCGGTCCGTGAAGTAAGACGCTGCGTTTTTGGCGACCAGGCCAGCCTTTCCGGCCAGCAGCTTTGCGAAGTCGGCATTGGTGAGCGCCCCGCCCACCACCGAGCGCAGGTAAGGCAGTTGCACGTTATTGAACTGCGCCTCGAAGAGCTGCCGCCAGGGCAGCACCACCGGCCCCTGCACGATCAGGCCCGCGACCTCCGGGTGCCTCGCCACCAGCGCGGCGGCGACAGTGGACCCCTCGCTCCAGCCGTAGACGAAGATCTTCTTCGGGTCCACGCGCGGGTTTTGCTCCACCCCACGCAAGGCGACCTCGGCGTCCTTCAGGAAGAGATTCAGGTCGGCCTTGGTGTAGAAGCTCTGGTAATCCACCTGGCCGGGGCCGCTGACGTAGTGCTTGTTGTAACGCAACGTGGCGATGCCCTGGGCGGCGAAGGCGTCCGCCAGGTCCTTGAAGATGGCGGACTTGACCTTGCCGTCCTGGCCGAGCATCGTGAAGTTCATATCGGCGGGGGTGGAGCCGTGGATCAGCAGGACGGCGGGCAGCTTCCCGCTCTTGCCCTGGGGATAGGTCCACTCGGCCTTGCTCTGGAAGTCACCGAAATTCAGGGTGGTGGTCACACGTTCCGCCTGTCCCTGTCCGGCCTGGCCCCCCTCGGCGCCGCCCGCGTGGGCGAGAGAGGACAGCAGCAGTGCGGAGAGCAGAAAACTTTTTCGCATGTCTCAACCTAACCCGTTTCGTGAGAGGCGTTACAGGAACAGGCCAAACGGCAGACCTGGCCTGGACCGCCTGCGTCCCCTCCGCCTTTGGCCTGAGGCCCACCTTCGGCCCGAGGTGCTAGCCTCCCCCGGACATGGATTGGTTTTACGCCATTATTTACGGGATCGTCGAGGGCATCACCGAATTTTTGCCGGTCAGCTCCACGGGGCACCTGATCGTCGCCGGGAACCTGATGGGCGTGCCCTGGCCCAAGGAGATCAAGGACACCTTCGAGGTGGTGATTCAGGGCGGCGCGATCCTGGCCGTGCTTGTCTTCTACTGGCGCGACTTCGTGCAGCAGGCGCGCGTGATCGGGCATGATCAGCCCACGCAGCGGCTGTGGCTGGGGGTGGTGGTGGCGTGTATTCCGGCGCTGATCCTCGGCGTGCTGTTCGCGGACGCGATCAAGGCGAACCTGTTCCGGCCCAGCGTGGTCGCCTGGGCGCTGATCGTGGGCGGCGTGCTGATGTGGGTGATCGAGAGCCGCAAGGCCCCGCCCGTCATCCACAGCCTCAAGGGGATCGGCGTGGGCCGGGCCTTTTTGATCGGCGCGGCGCAGTGCCTCGCGCTGCTGTGGCCGGGCTTCTCGCGCAGCGCCAGCTCCATCCTGGGCGGGATGATCATGGGCCTCGACCGCCCGACCGCCACCCAGTTCAGCTTCTACCTGGGGATTCCGACGCTGGGCGGCGCGGCGCTGATCGACTTCATCCAGAGCCGTGCCCTCCTCGCGCAGATCGGCCTCCTGAACGTGGTGCTGGGCGCGGCGGTCAGCTTCGTGGTGGCGTATCTCGCCATAGGCTGGCTGCTGCGCTTCGTGTCCCACAACAGTTTCAAGGGCTTCGCCGTGTACCGCGTCGTGGTCGGCGTGCTGATCCTGCTGCTGGTGGCGAGCGGCAGGCTGGCGAACGGGGGCCTGTAGGGGAGGAAGGCTCCGGCACTCTGCCAGAATGGCCCTGTGTTCGCCCAGTCCCCGGTCCTTTACCGTCCCTTCCTGAGCGGCCGATACGCCGTCTCGGCAGGCCTGTACCGCCTCGGCGTGCAGCCGGTGCCGTGGGTGGGGGAGGGCGTGGTGGAGACGCACACCTTCGCCCTCGACCGCGAGTATCCGCGCTTCGTGGCGAGCAAGGTGGCCGCCCACCGCCGCGCGCTGCACGAGTACGCGGGTGAGGCGGGGTTGACGCCCGACCTGCGGGAAGAGGCCCTCACCTTCATCGCCCGCACCCTCGCCGCCGAGAGTGACGGTGGGATGACCTGGGACGGGCGGACGTTCCGGAATGCCGCCCTCGGCTGGGCCGCCGACCTCGACCCCCGGCGCGGGAGTGTGGAGGCGCTGGCCCGCTTCGCCGCGCCGCTGGCCGACCTCGTGATGGAGGTGACGCCCGTGAACGCGCTGGATTTCCTGGGCTTGAATGCGCCGGAAGACCTGGCCCTGGTCGCGCGCGACCCCCGGACCGGCCAGGACTGGCTGGCCGCCGCGCATGTGCTGTCGCCGCAGCACTGGGACCCGCGGGACAAGCTGGGGCGGGACTTCGTGGCGGTTCATACGCCGGTCGCGGGCAGCGGCCCGATGAACGCCACGGCGCCCCGATTGGTGGACGCGGTGATCACGCGCGGCCCCTTCGTGCGCTTTGCCTGGGGAGTGGCGATGAGTGACCGGCTGGACCACCACCCCGCCGCCCCGCCGGATGCCGACCGCGCTGGCTCCACCCGCTTCGATCCGGACGGCGCGTTCCTGCGGGTGGAGCGGCAGACCCTGACCGGTTTTCCTGCCGCGCACGGGGCACTGTTCACCATCCGGCCCTCTACGTCTCCGCTGCGTGAGGCCGTGGCGAATCCCGCCCACGCTGCCGCGCTCGCCGCCGCCCTCCGGACCATGACGCCCGAGCAGGTGACGTACAAGGGCCTGGACGGGCTGCTGCCGGACCTGCTGGCCTGGCTGGACACGCGGGCGGAAAGGGAAAGTCAAGGTCAGGGCTGCGGCTGCGCCGTAGACTTCGGGACGTGAGCCGCCGTCACCGCCTGCCCCTTGCTGCCGTCCTGCTCGCGGGGCTGCTGGCCGCCTGCGACTTCTCTGGGGGCGGCCAGCAGGCGCGGCAGACCACGACGACTTCCACCACCACCCGCCTGACCCGTGACCCGGTCAGCGGTCTGCCCTTCGTCGCCGTCCGCGACCTTCCGCCCGAGGGCCAGCGCACGCTGCGGCTGATCCGGGCGGGCGGCCCCTTCCCGTACCGCAAGGACGGCAGCGTCTTTGGCAACCGCGAGGGTGTGCTGCCCGGGCGGCCCAGCGGCAGCTACCGCGAGTACACCGTGCCCACCCCGGGCGAGGGGGACCGGGGCGCGCGGCGGATCATCTGCGTGACGGAGAGGCCCCAGGCGCCCCCCGCTGCCGAGTGCTACTACAGCGCCGACCACTACACCACCTTCCGGAGAATCCAGCCGTGATGAACGTCTTCAATGAGGCCCCGCAGGGCATCCAGGCCGCGCCCCACGACCCGCGTATCGTGGCCGCCGGGTATCAGGTGGCGGTGCGCGAGGTCGATCTTTCCCGGGTGCGCGACAAGGAGAGCCTGATGCTGGCTTTTTTGCGCGGCCTGGCCCTGACCGAGAGCTTCGGGCGCAACTGGGACGCCCTCTACGACGTGCTGACCGACCCCGACGCGCGCCCGGCCCGCTTCGCGCTGGTGCTGTGCGACTACGAACACTTCCGCAGGCGGCACAAGCATCTGGGAGCCGAACTGGAGCGCGTGCTGCTCGACGCCCAGCGCGACGCCGCCGCGCAGGGCCGCTGCCTGTGGCTGCTGGCCGAGGAACCCGCTTCTGATCCGAGGCACTGGTGAGGCGGGCCTCCGCCACCCATCGCCTCCGGCACCCCTGCTACACTCCCCCGCGATGAGTTCCCCGCTGTACATCCTCGGCATCGACACCTCCTGCGACGACACCGGGGTGGGCGTGGTGGAACTGACGCCGGACGGGTCGGTGCGGGTGCGGGCCAACCGCGTCTGGTCGCAGACCGTCCACGCCCAGTACGGCGGCGTGATGCCGGAGATGGCGAGCCGCGAACACGTGGAGCGCATTGATGCCGTACTGGGGGACGCGCTGGCCGAGGCAGGCCTGACGGTGGGGGACATCGGCGCGGTCGCGGCGACCTCCGGCCCCGGCCTGGTCGGTGCGCTGCTGGTGGGGCTGATGTACGGCAAGGGCCTCGCGCAGGCGCTGGACGTGCCCTTCTATGCCGCCCATCACCTCGAAGGCCACATCTTCGCGGCGGCGAGCGAGGCGGAGCTTCAGGCGCCCTACCTCGCGCTGGTCGTGAGCGGCGGGCACACCCACCTCTTCGACGTGCCCCGGGAGGGCGAATACGTGCTGGTCGGGGCCACCCGCGACGACGCGGCGGGCGAGGCCTTCGACAAGATCGCGCGGCTGGCGGGCCTGGGTTACCCCGGCGGTCCCGCCATCAGCGAGGCGGCCCGGCGTGGCGACCCGGACGCGGTGCCCTTCAAGGAACCGCTCCAGGGGCAGAAAGGCTTCGACTTCTCCTTCAGCGGCCTGAAGACGGCGGCGTTGCTGGCCCACCGGGCCGGTGCCAAACCGGAAGACCTGGCGGCGGGCTTCGAGCGGGCCGCAGTGCGTTTCCTCGTCAAAACCACGCTGCGGGCCGCGCAGGTGTACGGGCGGGAGACGGTGGTGGTGTCGGGTGGCGTGGCGGCCAACCGCGCGCTGCGGGAAGCCTTCGCCGCCAGCCCGGTCCGGGCCGTGTTCCCCGGCAAGGGCCTGAACACCGACAACGGCGCGATGATCGCGCTGGCGGGGGCCGCCGCCATCCGCGCAGGACGCGAACCCAGCCCGCTCAGCGAGGGTGCGGTGGCGTATGCGCCGCTGGCGAACGCCTGAGCCTCAAGTCTCCCAGGGATTGAGGAGCGGGACGCCGAGTGCCTCAAAGTCGGCGGTGTTGCAAGTGACCAGGGTGAGGCCGTGGTGGAGGGCGGTGGCGGCCAGAAGCGAGTCCATTCTGGGAAGCTGGCCCGGCGTTTTCCCACTGCGGAGAACGAGCTGCGCCCAGGTTGCCATCACTTCCTTGGTGACGGGGAGGACGCGGCCCCGGTACTCCTGATCCAGTAAACGGTTTGCCCACACGCGGAGCTGGGCCCGGCGTACCGGGTCACTGAGGCGTTCCACCCCGTACTCGATCTCTCCAGCCGTCACGGCGCTGAGGTACGTCTCGCTCAGCGGGACTGAAGAGAGGAAGGCCATCAAACCCGGATTGGAACGGAGTTTGGCTGTCTCACTCACCGTGTGGGTATCCAGCAGATACGGCATCAGTCAAAATCCAGCTCGATGTCGCCCCAGGGTGTGCGGTCACGCTCAAATTCCAGGTCCTCGATCTTGGGAATGTCGCGCAATGCCTCAATCGCCATCCGAACCGGCCCGCTCTGCCCTTCAGGCTCAACCGCCACCAGACGCGCCGCAGGCTTGCCATGCCGCGTCACGATCACCGTTTCCCCCGCCTCCACCTCGCGGATCAGTTGGCTGAGCTTGGCCTTGGCATCCTGAAGCTTCACGGTTTTCGTCATCCCGCCCCTTTTCTGGTCGCTCTGACCAGATTCTAACCGATTTGCCCTGAGCCCCCCCCGCTCAACTTCCTTTCGCCCGCTCTGCTGAAATCCGGCGATGGTGGCCCCGCCCACGCGCTATACTCATGTGTCATGTTCCGTGTCCTGAACAAAGTGTTCGATAACAACCAGCGCGACGTGCAGCGCATCATCAAGACGGTGGTGCAGCCCGTGAACGCGCTGGAAGAAGAGACGATGAAAATCGAGAACCTCGCCGAGGCGTTCATGGCCCTGCGAAAGCGGGTCCAGGAGGGCGGGGAGTCGCTGGACGACGTGCTGGTGCCCGCCTTCGCCCTGATCCGCGAGGCGGGCCGCCGGTCCATCGGCAAGCGCCACTACGACGTGCAGTTGATCGGCGGGACGGCGCTCCACCAGGGCCGCATCGCCGAGATGCGCACCGGCGAGGGCAAGACGCTGGTCGCCACGCTGGCCCTCGCGCTGAATGCCCTGGAAGGCAAGGGGGCTCACCTCGTCACCGTGAACGATTACCTCGCCCGCGTCGGGGCCGAGGAGATGGGCCTGCTGTACCGCACGCTGGGCCTGACGGTGGGCCTCGCCAGCCGTGACCTCCAGCCGCACGAGCGTCAGGCCGCCTACGCCTGCGACATCACCTACGTCACCAACAGTGAGCTGGGCTTCGACTACCTGCGCGACAATATGGCCCAGAGCCGCGAGCAACTGGTGCTGCGCGCCGATCACCCCCTCCACTACGCCATCGTGGACGAGGTGGATTCCATCCTGATCGATGAGGCCCGTACACCGCTGATCATCTCGGGCGCGGCGGAAAAGGCGACCGACCTGTACTACGTGTACGCCAAGCTGATCCGCCGTCTCCAGAAGGGCGAACCCGCCGAACCCGGCAAGCGCGCGGAGCCGACCGGCGACTACACCATCGACGAGAAGGGCAAGCAGGTTCACCTGACCGAAGGCGGCATCGCCAAGATCGAGCGCCTGCTCTCGCTGACCGATCTCTACAGCCCCGAGAATATGGACAAGGCGCACATGATCACCCAGGCGATCCGCGCCCGCGAGCTGTACCACCGCGAGAAGGACTACATCGTGAACGCCGAGGGTGAGGTCATCATCATCGACGAGTTCACCGGACGCTCGATGCCGGGCCGCCGCTACGGCGAAGGGCTGCACCAGGCCATCGAGGCCAAGGAAGGCGTGAAGATCGAGAACGAGAACCAGACCCTCGCCACGATCACCTACCAGAACTTCTTCCGCCTGTACGACAAGTTCGCGGGCATGACCGGCACCGCCAAGACCGAGGAAAAGGAATTCCTCGACATCTACGGCTCCGACGTGCTGGTGATCCCCACCAACAAGCCGGTGATCCGCCAGGACGCCGACGACCTGGTGTACCGCACCCGCATGGGCAAGTACCAGGCTGTCGTGGGGGAAGTGCAGGAGATGCACGCCACCGGCCGCCCGATCCTGATCGGCACCGCCAGCATCGACACCTCCGAGCAGCTCAGCGCCTTGCTCACGCAGGCGGGCATCCGGCACTCGGTCCTGAACGCCAAGTACGAGGCGCAGGAGGCCAGCATCATCGCGCAGGCGGGCCGTTCGGGGACCGTCACCATCGCCACCAACATGGCCGGGCGCGGCACCGACATCATGCTGGGCGGCAACGCCGAATTCATTCTGGGCGAGGCCATCGAGCAGAATTTCGGGATCAGCCGCTTCGCCCCCGAGGCCGAGGCCTTTATCAAGGCGATCAGCCGTCAGGACCCGGAAGCCGAACAGTTGGGGATGCAGATTCCCGGCATGACCGCCGACTTTATCCGGCAGGCGCGGCAGCTCCAGACGGACACCGTGGCGGACCGGGCCCGCGTGCAGGAACTGGGCGGCCTGCACATCATCGGCACCGAGCGCCACGAGTCCCGGCGCATCGACAACCAGCTTCGCGGGCGCGCGGGCCGTCAGGGCGACCCCGGCTCCAGCCGCTTCTACGTGTCCTTCGAGGACGACCTGATGCGCCTCTTTGCCAACGACCGGGTGGTCGCCATGATGGACCGCCTGGGCATGGACGACACGCAGCCCATCGAGGCCAAGATGGTCACCGGGGCCATCGAGCGCGCGCAGGCCCGGGTGGAGGACCGCAACTTCGGCATCCGCAAGCAACTGCTGGAGTTCGACAACGTGATGAGCAAGCAGCGCGACACCATCTATGCCCAGCGCCGCGAGGTGCTGCTCGGCGCCGACGAGGACGTGGAGGAATCCACCGAGGGCATGATCGCGGACTTCACCGAGATGCAGCTCGCCTACTACGCCCCGATTGACCAGGCCCCGGAAACCTGGGACCTGGAGACGCTCCGCACCAATCTGATCGACGCGGTGCCCCAGCTCGAAAGCTACGACTTCGAGGCCCTGCGGACCATGACGCCGGGGGACGCCCACGCGCACGTGATCGAGGCCGTGGCCGACACCTTCGACGCGCGCAAGGAGGAACTCAGCCCGACCATGCTGAACAGCCTCTCGCGCTACGTGCTGCTTCAGGTGGTGGACCAGCACTGGAAGGAACACCTGCACGGCATGGACGTGCTGAGGCAGGGCATCGGCCTGCGCGGCTACGGCCAGCGCGACCCCTTCACCGAGTACAAGTTCGAGGCGACGAACATGTTCAACGACATGATCGACAACCTCAAGGGTGAGGTCACCAAGTTCGTGTTCCGGATGCAGTTCGGGCAGGCGAGCTGAGGCAGGGCGTAAAAGACCCCTCACCCAACCCTCCGCAAGCGGCTGTACCAGTCTCCCCACGGGAGAGGGCTTTTCTGACCCCTCTACCAAGGGGAGACTTGCAAAGCTGCGAAGCAGAGGGGCCTGGCGAAGCCAGGGGGTGAGGGGTCTTTGACACGCTCCCTGCGGCGCCACACCGTTTTCCCATTCTCCCGGACATGGTAAACTCCCCCCGTCAGCCAAGCGTCAGCGTTCACCCTGGGATTCTCGTTTGCGTACCCCGGTTGCCCGACCTCTCTGTCAAAGGAGACATTCACGGGCAAGAGATGGGGCGAAAGGTAGGCTCATCATGGCGGAAGTCGTTCTGGAGCACATCCACAAGTACTACGGCACCAAGCAGCATGCGGTGAAGGACTTCAACCTGGACATCGCCGACCGCGAGTTCATGGTCTTCGTCGGGCCTTCGGGCTGTGGCAAGTCCACCACCCTGCGGATGATCGCAGGCCTGGAGGATATCTCCGACGGCGTGTTACGGATCGGGGACCGCGTTGTGAACGACGTGCCGCCCAA
The window above is part of the Deinococcus metallilatus genome. Proteins encoded here:
- the secA gene encoding preprotein translocase subunit SecA gives rise to the protein MFRVLNKVFDNNQRDVQRIIKTVVQPVNALEEETMKIENLAEAFMALRKRVQEGGESLDDVLVPAFALIREAGRRSIGKRHYDVQLIGGTALHQGRIAEMRTGEGKTLVATLALALNALEGKGAHLVTVNDYLARVGAEEMGLLYRTLGLTVGLASRDLQPHERQAAYACDITYVTNSELGFDYLRDNMAQSREQLVLRADHPLHYAIVDEVDSILIDEARTPLIISGAAEKATDLYYVYAKLIRRLQKGEPAEPGKRAEPTGDYTIDEKGKQVHLTEGGIAKIERLLSLTDLYSPENMDKAHMITQAIRARELYHREKDYIVNAEGEVIIIDEFTGRSMPGRRYGEGLHQAIEAKEGVKIENENQTLATITYQNFFRLYDKFAGMTGTAKTEEKEFLDIYGSDVLVIPTNKPVIRQDADDLVYRTRMGKYQAVVGEVQEMHATGRPILIGTASIDTSEQLSALLTQAGIRHSVLNAKYEAQEASIIAQAGRSGTVTIATNMAGRGTDIMLGGNAEFILGEAIEQNFGISRFAPEAEAFIKAISRQDPEAEQLGMQIPGMTADFIRQARQLQTDTVADRARVQELGGLHIIGTERHESRRIDNQLRGRAGRQGDPGSSRFYVSFEDDLMRLFANDRVVAMMDRLGMDDTQPIEAKMVTGAIERAQARVEDRNFGIRKQLLEFDNVMSKQRDTIYAQRREVLLGADEDVEESTEGMIADFTEMQLAYYAPIDQAPETWDLETLRTNLIDAVPQLESYDFEALRTMTPGDAHAHVIEAVADTFDARKEELSPTMLNSLSRYVLLQVVDQHWKEHLHGMDVLRQGIGLRGYGQRDPFTEYKFEATNMFNDMIDNLKGEVTKFVFRMQFGQAS